One genomic region from Ralstonia pseudosolanacearum encodes:
- the acpP gene encoding acyl carrier protein, with translation MNNPTILDQIRHIIAGTLGKPVETIHAEQSFHRDLGADSLDSVEIVVAIEDQFAVEFDENSAAGIDTVQDLVTCIEAALASRGVQPA, from the coding sequence ATGAACAACCCGACCATCCTCGACCAGATCCGGCACATCATTGCGGGCACACTCGGCAAGCCCGTCGAGACCATCCATGCCGAGCAGTCCTTCCACCGCGACCTGGGCGCGGATTCGCTCGACAGCGTCGAGATCGTGGTGGCCATCGAAGACCAGTTCGCGGTCGAATTCGATGAGAACAGCGCCGCCGGCATCGATACGGTGCAGGACCTGGTCACCTGCATCGAAGCCGCGCTGGCCAGCCGCGGCGTGCAGCCCGCATGA